ATCACAATCACTAGAAGAAAGCTGGAGGGCATCATGGCTTCCCACATAAGCGTCGCGCTGATTGCGTTCGTGGCGTTGAGCGCGGTCGTCATCGGGATTTTGGGTGTCGTCATGCGCGTGCGTCACCGGTATTCGCCGAATCTCATCGGCGCATTGATCGGCGCGCTTATGTGCTTCGTCCTGCTCGAAACGATTCCCGCACTGATCTAGCGCTGCTTCGTCCCGTCACGAGAGCGCAAGAATGCGTCCACTGTCGGATAGCGCAGTGCGTAGCGCAACTCGCGTTTCAGGCGCGAGTTGGACAGACGTCGGGATTCCCGCATGAACGAAAGCGTCACCGGTTCGAGACGCTCTTCTGCCTGCTCACGCGTGATGCGCGGCACGCGCGGCAAACCGTATGCATCGGCGACGCGATCGAAATAATCGGCCATGCGCAGATCGGTGTCATCGGATGCGTTGATGACGCGTTGCGCGCGCCCGCGCCCGAGCGCGCGCACGAGAATGGCGGCGAGATCGTCGGCGTGGATGTGGTTCGTGTAGACGTCGTCGCGTTCGATCAGCGCGGGCATCGCCCGTTCGATGCGCGCAAGCGGCAGGCGATTGTCCGCGTAAATGCCGGGAATTCGCACGATGCACACGCGCCAGCCGCTGCACGCGCCCGCGCGGCGCAACTGCTCTTCCGCCGAGACGCGCCGCCGTGCGCGCTCGTTCTCCGGGCGCACCGGCCGCGTTTCGTCGATCAACGCGCCGCCGCAGTCGCCGTACACGCCCGTGGTGCTCGCATAGACGAAGCGATACGGCGCGCCGGGCGATGTGGCTCTTGATGTGGCTCCAAAAGAGGCGTCGGGTACAATGAAAGACGATGCGCGCCACGCGCGATGCGCTGCGACGGCGGCCTGCGGGCTACGTGCTGGGGAACGGCGCGGCGCACGCAATGCTGCAAGCAAGGCACGCGTGCGGCGGTCGGTTTCGCCCTCGCGCTGAGGCGGCGCAAGATGCAGCACGTGCCGTGCGATGCCCGCGAGCCTGCGAAGGCTGCGCCTCGCGTCGAGGTCGCCCGCGATCGGCAAGGCGCCTGCCGCGCGCAGTTCAGCGGCGCGTTCGGGGTGATGCGTGAGCGCGATCACGCGAGGCGCTGCGGCACGCGAGCGCAAGAGCGGCAGCGCGCGCAGCCCGACATCGCCGCATCCGACGATCAGCACGCGCGGGCGGCGCAGAATTCGAGTGGCGATCATGCCGAGCATTGTATCTGCCGCTCGCGTGACGCGTTCCGGCGTCATCGAGACACACATTCACACATCGCACAATCGATCTATGGCATTCAACGTAACGCTCCGGCAAAGCGGCCGGCAGTTTCAGGTGGAACCCGACGAACCGGTGCTGACCGCGGCGCTGCGTCAGGGCATCGGCCTGCCCTACGGCTGCAAGAACGGCGCGTGCGGGTCCTGCAAGGGCTCGGTCGTCGAAGGAGAAGTCGAGCAGGCGCCGCATTCGTCGTCGGCGCTCTCCAACGACGAAAAAACGCGCGGCATGGCGCTCTTTTGCTGCGCGACGGCGCAGAGCGATCTGACTATCGACGTGCGCGAAGTCGCGGGCGTCGGCGACGTGCAGGTCAAGAAGCTGCCGTGCCGCGTCAATGCACTTCAGCGCCGCGCGGACGACGTCATCGAAATGAAGCTGCAATTGCCCGCCAACGAGCGCCTGCAATATCTCGCGGGACAGTACATCGAATTCATTTTGAAAGACGGCAAGCGCCGCAGCTATTCGATGGCGAGCCCGCCGCATCACGAAGGCCCGCTCGAACTGCACATTCGCCACATGCCGGGCGGCACGTTCACGGACCACGTGTTCGGCGCGATGAAAGAGCGAGACATCCTGCGCTTCGAAGGCCCGCTCGGCACGTTCTTCCTGCGCGACGAATCCGACAAGCCCATCGTGCTGCTGGCATCGGGCACGGGCTTCGCGCCGATCAAGGCGATCATCGAGCATGCGGTCTTCAAGAACCTGAATCGCCCGATGACGCTTTATTGGGGCGGACGCCGCAAAAAGGACCTGTACATGATGGACCTCGCCGAGCAATGGGCGAAGGAAGTGCCGAACTTCAAGTTCGTGCCGGTGCTGTCCGAACCCGAGCTGCACGACGGCTGGACGG
This Caballeronia sp. LZ062 DNA region includes the following protein-coding sequences:
- a CDS encoding CDP-6-deoxy-delta-3,4-glucoseen reductase — translated: MAFNVTLRQSGRQFQVEPDEPVLTAALRQGIGLPYGCKNGACGSCKGSVVEGEVEQAPHSSSALSNDEKTRGMALFCCATAQSDLTIDVREVAGVGDVQVKKLPCRVNALQRRADDVIEMKLQLPANERLQYLAGQYIEFILKDGKRRSYSMASPPHHEGPLELHIRHMPGGTFTDHVFGAMKERDILRFEGPLGTFFLRDESDKPIVLLASGTGFAPIKAIIEHAVFKNLNRPMTLYWGGRRKKDLYMMDLAEQWAKEVPNFKFVPVLSEPELHDGWTGRTGFVHRAVIEDLPDLSAYQVYACGAPVMVESAQRDFTQHHRLPEDEFYADSFTSAADLAHPV
- a CDS encoding NAD-dependent epimerase/dehydratase family protein: MIATRILRRPRVLIVGCGDVGLRALPLLRSRAAAPRVIALTHHPERAAELRAAGALPIAGDLDARRSLRRLAGIARHVLHLAPPQREGETDRRTRALLAALRAPRRSPARSPQAAVAAHRAWRASSFIVPDASFGATSRATSPGAPYRFVYASTTGVYGDCGGALIDETRPVRPENERARRRVSAEEQLRRAGACSGWRVCIVRIPGIYADNRLPLARIERAMPALIERDDVYTNHIHADDLAAILVRALGRGRAQRVINASDDTDLRMADYFDRVADAYGLPRVPRITREQAEERLEPVTLSFMRESRRLSNSRLKRELRYALRYPTVDAFLRSRDGTKQR